The following proteins come from a genomic window of Lolium rigidum isolate FL_2022 chromosome 5, APGP_CSIRO_Lrig_0.1, whole genome shotgun sequence:
- the LOC124655074 gene encoding WRKY transcription factor WRKY62-like, which translates to MDNGDGSSPADGAGLLPLFARSVQAEGLEEKLRRVQDENRRLAGTLGALLADHPHLRTLAKSPASAIAATTPSSSAANAAREEAVGVKVEVRSKIRTVSTRAEPSDSDANLIVEDGYQWRKYGQKVTRDNPYPRGYFRCAFAPSCPVKKKVQRNAEDTSMLVATYEGEHNHAQSLAGESTCNESAGKAGSLPCSIFLNSSGQTITLDPVNQGSWSTVQPASRKVSTLDFQNLLVDEMVNSLKNDAEFMHALINAVAKKMVENIPNYFS; encoded by the exons ATGGACAATGGCGACGGCTCATCTCCGGCCGACGGCGCCGGGCTTCTCCCGCTCTTCGCCCGCTCTGTGCAG GCCGAGGGTCTCGAGGAGAAGCTGAGGCGGGTGCAGGATGAGAACCGGCGGCTCGCGGGCACGCTCGGCGCCTTGCTCGCCGATCACCCCCACCTGCGTACTCTCGCCAAGTCGCCGGCGTCAGCCATTGCCGCGACGACGCCGAGCAGCTCCGCGGCCAATGCAGCGAGAGAGGAGGCCGTCGGCGTGAAGGTGGAGGTTCGGTCGAAGATCAGGACCGTCTCCACGCGGGCTGAGCCGTCTGACTCCGACGCCAACCTC ATCGTGGAGGACGGGTACCAGTGGAGGAAGTACGGGCAGAAGGTGACGCGCGACAACCCGTACCCGAGAGGCTACTTTCGATGCGCATTTGCTCCATCTTGCCCGGTCAAGAAGAAG GTGCAGAGAAATGCCGAGGACACGTCAATGCTGGTTGCGACCTACGAGGGAGAGCACAACCATGCTCAATCCTTGGCTGGAGAATCCACATGCAATGAGTCCGCTGGCAAGGCTGGGTCCTTACCATGCTCGATCTTCCTCAACTCGTCGGGCCAGACGATCACGCTTGATCCGGTAAATCAAGGGTCGTGGTCGACCGTGCAGCCTGCCTCGAGGAAGGTTTCAACGCTAGATTTTCAGAATCTCCTAGTGGATGAAATGGTGAATTCACTTAAGAATGATGCGGAGTTCATGCATGCTCTGATTAATGCAGTGGCTAAGAAAATGGTCGAGAATATTCCAAACTATTTTAGTTAA